Proteins encoded by one window of uncultured Ilyobacter sp.:
- a CDS encoding cyclic nucleotide-binding domain-containing protein: protein MIDKKLLDRIFEILPKTSLFGGISEEEIEYFAMLMEEVRYKKGEVIFTEGEPPGDSYLILNGKVEFFMLGEKLGTVKDGKLFGVVAPLGIQKQLSTARAKTDITLAVIPKMALLKIAEERQELFGKIMFNIARDLARNLILIKKILMEHMEWCQID from the coding sequence ATGATAGATAAAAAACTTTTAGACAGAATATTTGAAATTCTTCCAAAGACTTCACTTTTCGGAGGGATCTCAGAAGAAGAGATAGAGTATTTTGCCATGCTAATGGAAGAAGTTAGATATAAAAAAGGAGAAGTTATCTTTACTGAGGGGGAACCCCCTGGAGATTCCTATCTGATTCTAAATGGCAAGGTGGAGTTTTTCATGCTTGGAGAGAAATTGGGAACAGTAAAAGATGGTAAACTTTTTGGTGTGGTAGCTCCTTTAGGGATACAAAAACAGCTTTCAACGGCTAGAGCTAAAACAGACATAACACTTGCAGTGATACCTAAAATGGCACTTTTAAAGATAGCTGAAGAGAGACAGGAACTTTTTGGAAAAATAATGTTTAACATAGCCAGAGATCTCGCAAGAAACCTGATTCTTATAAAAAAAATCCTTATGGAACATATGGAATGGTGTCAAATAGATTAA